The genomic segment AGTGGGCCGGGTTCTTTCCCGGTTGGCCCGTCAGGCCTTAGCCGGAACCCAGGGATCACCTCCGTCAATGGAACCGGAAAAGCCATCGGTCACGGGATTTCGCCCTTTTCCAGCCCGTGACCATCTGGTCGGCAACGACCAGGTCGATGCCTTGCGGGATCAGGAGGGTGTTTGATGCGGGCCTTGCTCGACGTGAATGTGCTCATCGCGCTCCTCGACGCCGGCCATGTTCACCATCGTCTGGTCACGGCTTGGCTGGAGCGGGAAATTGGCCATGGTTGGGCATCCTGCCCATTGACCCAAAACGGATGCATCAGAATCATGTCCCAGACCGCCTATCCAGGAGCCTTGCCGGCCGGGGACGTGGCCAAACGCCTTGCCGAGGCCGCATCCCATCCATCCCACGAATTCTGGACCGCCGACATCAGCCTATTGGATCGGGACATGTTCCATTGGAACCGCATCCTCGGGCCTCGTCAGGTTACGGACGTCTATCTCCTGGCCCTGGCCATGGGCCATCAGGGGCGCTTCGTGACCCTGGACCGACGAGTCGCCGCCGAAGCCGTGGCCGGTGGGATTGACAAGCATCTCTGCTGCATCGCCAAGCAGAGTTGCTAAACGTCATTTCCCGCTCGCACTTCACGCAAGAATCTTCAACGTTTCGAGGCATTGCCC from the Deltaproteobacteria bacterium genome contains:
- a CDS encoding VapC toxin family PIN domain ribonuclease; the encoded protein is MRALLDVNVLIALLDAGHVHHRLVTAWLEREIGHGWASCPLTQNGCIRIMSQTAYPGALPAGDVAKRLAEAASHPSHEFWTADISLLDRDMFHWNRILGPRQVTDVYLLALAMGHQGRFVTLDRRVAAEAVAGGIDKHLCCIAKQSC